Proteins encoded together in one Coffea arabica cultivar ET-39 chromosome 2c, Coffea Arabica ET-39 HiFi, whole genome shotgun sequence window:
- the LOC113728011 gene encoding cell division protein FtsY homolog, chloroplastic produces MAASLPQLCPLQTSKPLLSQPSFGLHPSSRYPLSRTKESRFKCSAGQTGFFTKLGRLLKEKAKSDVEKIFSGFSKTRDNLAVIDELLLYWNLSDTDRVLDELEEALLVSDFGPRITIKIVESLRDDIYGGKLKSGSDIKDALKRSILNFLTSKAPKTELQLGYRKPAVIMIVGVNGGGKTTSLGKLANRLKKEGTKILMAAGDTFRAAASDQLEIWAERTGCEIVVAEKEHAKAATVLSQAVKRGKEQGYDVVLCDTSGRLHTNYSLMEELVACKKALSKIIPGAPNEILLVLDGTTGLNMLQQAREFNEVVGVTGLILTKLDGSARGGCVVSVVDELGIPVKFVGVGETVEDLQPFDAEAFVNAIFP; encoded by the exons atggctgCTTCGCTTCCTCAGCTCTGTCCATTACAGACCTCTAAACCTCTGCTTTCACAACCATCTTTCGGCCTCCATCCCTCCTCCCGGTACCCTTTATCTAGAACCAAAGAATCCCGGTTCAAATGCTCAGCTGGTCAAACAGGATTCTTCACCAAACTAGGTCGTTTACTTAAAGAAAAAGCTAAGAGTGATGTGGAGAAAATCTTCTCTGGATTCTCGAAAACCCGAGACAATTTGGCTGTAATTGATGAGCTTTTACTCTATTGGAACCTCTCTGATACTGACCGGGTTCTTGATGAGCTTGAAGAG GCATTGTTGGTGTCCGATTTTGGGCCAAGGATTACTATAAAGATCGTGGAAAGTCTGCGAGATGATATATACGGAGGGAAGCTCAAATCAGGAAGCGACATAAAA GATGCTTTGAAGAGGAGCATCTTGAATTTCTTAACTAGTAAAGCACCCAAAACCGAGCTTCAACTTGGATATAG GAAACCAGCTGTGATAATGATAGTTGGCGTCAATGGGGGTGGGAAGACAACATCTCTTG GAAAGCTCGCAAATAGATTGAAGAAAGAAGGTACCAAG ATATTAATGGCAGCAGGTGACACATTTAGAGCAGCTGCAAGTGATCAACTGGAGATTTGGGCTGAAAGGACAGGTTGTGAGATAGTTGTTGCTGAAAAAGAGCATGCCAAGGCAGCTACAG TTCTTTCACAGGCTGTGAAAAGAGGGAAGGAACAGGGTTATGATGTTGTTTTGTGTGACACATCTGGGC GGCTGCATACAAATTATAGCTTGATGGAAGAATTAGTGGCTTGCAAGAAAGCTTTAAGCAAAATAATACCTGGTGCACCCAAT GAAATCCTTCTTGTACTGGATGGGACAACTGGTCTAAATATGCTTCAACAAGCAAGAGAATTTAATGAG GTTGTTGGAGTAACTGGTTTAATATTAACAAAGCTTGATGGTTCTGCCAGAGGTGGCTGTGTG GTGAGTGTAGTTGATGAACTTGGAATTCCTGTGAAATTTGTTGGTGTTGGTGAAACGGTTGAAGACCTCCAACCTTTTGATGCTGAGGCATTTGTCAATGCAATATTTCCTTGA
- the LOC113728019 gene encoding cathecol O-methyltransferase 1-like: MDSSSRATDNVVVEAGLDEQEEQHFSYAMQLVTSVSLPMVLLAAIRLDVLEVIAQAGPGAQLSPWDIAAQVGPKNPDAAAMLDRMLQLLASYSVLTCSVAEADASISSQRRVYGLAPVAKYFVQNKTYAAGGGGVSLGPLLALFQDKVFIDSWYQLEDAVREGGVPFDRAYGVRAFEYPGRDPRFNEVFNKAMINHATIAINRIVERYKGFEHLKTLVDVGGGLGVTLSVITTKYPSLKGINFDLPHVIQHAPVYPGVEHVGGDMFESVPQGDAIFMKWILHFWDDGRCLKLLKNCFKALPDHGKVIVVDPILPVVPDTSAGIKATCQSDLITMTQNPGGKERSESEFLDLATAAGFRGIRVVCFVCNVWVMEFYK, translated from the exons ATGGATTCTTCGTCAAGAGCAACCGACAATGTTGTTGTTGAAGCAGGGCTAGATGAGCAAGAAGAGCAACACTTCTCGTACGCGATGCAGCTGGTCACCTCTGTATCTTTGCCCATGGTGCTGCTGGCTGCCATCCGGCTCGACGTGTTGGAGGTCATTGCCCAAGCGGGTCCAGGTGCCCAATTGTCGCCTTGGGACATTGCAGCCCAGGTGGGTCCTAAAAACCCAGATGCGGCTGCTATGCTGGATAGAATGCTGCAGCTCCTGGCTAGCTACTCGGTGCTCACCTGCTCTGTTGCCGAGGCGGATGCTAGTATCAGTAGCCAAAGAAGAGTGTATGGATTGGCACCGGTGGCCAAATACTTTGTGCAGAATAAAACATATGcagcaggaggaggaggagttTCACTAGGCCCCCTGCTTGCCTTGTTTCAAGATAAGGTCTTCATTGACAGTTG GTACCAATTAGAAGATGCAGTTCGTGAAGGAGGAGTTCCGTTTGATAGGGCATATGGTGTACGTGCATTTGAATACCCTGGTAGAGACCCCAGATTCAATGAGGTCTTCAACAAGGCAATGATCAACCACGCAACTATTGCCATTAACAGAATTGTTGAACGCTACAAAGGCTTTGAGCACCTCAAAACTTTGGTAGATGTTGGCGGTGGTCTTGGAGTTACCCTCAGTGTGATCACAACTAAATACCCAAGTCTCAAAGGGATTAATTTTGATTTGCCCCATGTTATTCAACATGCACCGGTCTATCCTG GGGTGGAACATGTTGGCGGTGACATGTTTGAAAGTGTTCCACAAGGGGATGCCATTTTTATGAAG TGGATACTTCATTTTTGGGATGATGGTCGTTGCTTGAAGTTGCTAAAGAACTGTTTCAAGGCTCTACCGGATCATGGAAAGGTAATAGTCGTAGATCCAATTCTTCCTGTGGTTCCTGATACTAGTGCAGGCATCAAAGCCACTTGCCAATCTGATCTAATAACCATGACTCAAAACCCTGGAGGAAAAGAGAGATCTGAATCAgagtttcttgatttggctacTGCAGCAGGATTTAGAGGTATAAGGGTAGTATGTTTTGTGTGTAACGTGTGGGTCATGGAGTTCTACAAGTAG
- the LOC113728012 gene encoding uncharacterized protein isoform X1 — MSCHYSNNINSSVKRIFPTVWATEVHGMDKNRQQPGSASASSVADDHPSDINAEALAMIDEFFKFSTPIPPNLSHPDAYSDLFRSCLKVQSIERGKISCLLTVKLPILNIYGGMHGGAVASVAELVSHACARTVVGKDKEIFLGELSTSYLSAAPNKANVIVDGSVVRSGRNLTVVAVEFKTEESGKLVYTSRATIYHLPTARL, encoded by the exons ATGAGCTGCCACTATTCCAATAATATTAACAGCAGTGTTAAGCGAATCTTCCCTACTGTCTGGGCGACGGAGGTGCACGGAATGGACAAAAACAGACAACAGCCCGGCTCCGCTTCCGCCTCCAGCGTCGCAGATGACCATCCATCAGACATCAATGCAGAAGCTCTTGCAATGATTGACGAGTTCTTCAAATTCTCTACCCCCATCCCACCTAATCTTAGCCATCCTGATGCTTATTCTGACCTCTTCCGCAGCTGCCTCAAGGTCCAATCCATTGAACGGGGCAAAATCTCCTGCCTTCTCACTGTCAAACTCCCAATTTTG AATATTTATGGTGGAATGCACGGCGGAGCAGTTGCATCTGTGGCAGAATTGGTGTCGCATGCTTGTGCTAGAACTGTAGTAGGAAAGGATAAGGAGATCTTTCTTGGAGAATTGAGCACATCTTATCTCTCCGCTGCTCCTAATAAG GCTAATGTGATTGTTGATGGATCAGTGGTAAGGAGCGGAAGAAACCTGACAGTGGTTGCAGTTGAGTTCAAAACTGAGGAGTCAGGCAAATTGGTTTACACTTCTCGTGCAACCATATACCACCTGCCTACTGCAAGATTGTGA
- the LOC140035442 gene encoding cathecol O-methyltransferase 1-like: protein MDSLSKATNNVVVEAGLDEQEEQHFSYAMQLVTSVSLPMVLLAVIRLDVLEVIAEAGPGAQLSPWDIAAQVCPKNPDAAAMLDRMLRLLASFSVLTCSVAEADASISSQRRVYGLTPVAKYFVQNKTYGAGGGVSLGPLLALVQDKVFIDSWYQLEDAVREGGVPFDRVHGMHAFEYPARDPRFNEVFNKAMVNRTTIAINRMVERYKGFEHLKTLVDVGGGLGVTLSVITAKYPSLKGINFDLPHVIQHAPVYPGVEHVGGDMFDSVPQGDAIFLRLILHDWDDGRCLKLLMNCFKALPKDGKVIVVDAIVPVVPGTSACIKAICQSDLIMMAQNPGGKERSEAEFLDLATAAGFRGIRVEFFVCNAWVMEFYK from the exons ATGGATTCTTTGTCAAAAGCAACCAACAATGTTGTTGTTGAAGCAGGACTAGATGAGCAAGAAGAGCAACACTTCTCGTACGCGATGCAACTGGTCACCTCTGTATCTTTGCCCATGGTGCTGCTGGCTGTTATCCGGCTCGATGTGTTGGAGGTCATTGCCGAAGCAGGTCCAGGTGCACAATTGTCGCCATGGGACATTGCGGCTCAGGTGTGTCCTAAAAACCCAGACGCGGCTGCTATGCTGGATAGGATGTTGCGGCTCCTGGCTAGCTTCTCGGTGCTCACCTGCTCTGTTGCCGAGGCGGATGCTAGTATAAGTAGCCAAAGAAGAGTGTATGGATTGACACCGGTGGCCAAATACTTTGTGCAGAATAAAACATATGGAGCAGGAGGAGGAGTTTCACTAGGCCCCCTGCTGGCCTTGGTTCAAGATAAGGTCTTCATTGACAGTTG GTACCAATTAGAAGATGCAGTTCGTGAAGGAGGAGTTCCGTTTGATAGGGTACATGGTATGCATGCATTTGAATACCCTGCTAGAGATCCCAGATTCAATGAGGTCTTCAACAAGGCAATGGTCAACCGCACAACTATTGCCATTAACAGAATGGTTGAACGCTACAAAGGTTTTGAGCACCTCAAAACTTTGGTAGATGTTGGTGGTGGCCTTGGAGTTACCCTCAGCGTGATCACAGCTAAATACCCAAGTCTCAAGGGTATTAATTTTGATTTGCCACATGTTATTCAACATGCACCGGTATATCCTG GGGTAGAACATGTTGGAGGAGACATGTTTGACAGTGTTCCACAAGGGGATGCCATTTTTCTGAGG TTGATACTTCATGATTGGGATGATGGTCGTTGCTTGAAGTTGCTAATGAACTGTTTCAAGGCTCTACCAAAGGATGGAAAGGTAATAGTTGTAGATGCAATTGTTCCTGTGGTTCCTGGTACTAGTGCATGCATCAAAGCCATTTGCCAGTCTGATCTAATCATGATGGCTCAAAACCCTGGAGGAAAAGAGAGATCCGAAGCAgagtttcttgatttggctacTGCAGCAGGATTTAGAGGTATAAGGGTAGAATTTTTTGTGTGTAACGCGTGGGTCATGGAGTTCTACAAGTAG
- the LOC140035441 gene encoding cathecol O-methyltransferase 1-like produces the protein MDSSSRATDDVVVEAGLDKQEEQRFSYAMQLVSSAALPMVLLAAIRLDVFEVIAQAGPGAQLSPWDIAAQVCPKNSDAAAMLDRMLQLLASYSVLTCSVAEADASISSQRRVYGLAPVAKYFVQNKTYAAGGGGVSLGPLLALLQDKVFIDSWYQLEDAVREGGVPFDRVHGVHAFEYPARDPRFNEVFNKAMINPTTIAINRIVQRYKGFEHLKTLVDVGGGLGVTLGVITAKYPSLKGINFDLPHVIQHALVYPGVEHVGGDMFESVPQGDAIFLRSILHDWDDGRCLKLLKNCFKALPKDGKVIVVDAIVPVVPDTSACTKAICQSDLIMMAQNPGGKERSEAEFLDLATAAGFRGIRVECFVCNAWVMEFYK, from the exons ATGGATTCTTCGTCAAGAGCAACCGACGATGTTGTTGTTGAAGCAGGACTAGATAAGCAAGAAGAGCAACGCTTCTCGTACGCGATGCAACTGGTCAGCTCTGCAGCGCTGCCCATGGTGCTGCTGGCTGCCATCCGGCTCGATGTGTTCGAGGTCATTGCCCAAGCTGGTCCAGGTGCCCAATTGTCGCCTTGGGACATTGCAGCCCAGGTGTGTCCTAAAAACTCAGATGCGGCTGCTATGCTGGATAGGATGCTGCAGCTCCTGGCTAGCTACTCGGTGCTCACCTGCTCTGTTGCCGAGGCGGATGCTAGTATCAGTAGCCAAAGAAGAGTGTATGGATTGGCACCGGTGGCCAAATACTTTGTGCAGAATAAAACATATGcagcaggaggaggaggagttTCACTCGGCCCCCTGCTGGCCTTGCTTCAGGATAAGGTCTTCATTGACAGTTG GTACCAATTAGAAGATGCAGTTCGTGAAGGAGGAGTTCCGTTTGATAGGGTACATGGTGTACATGCGTTTGAATACCCTGCCAGAGATCCCAGATTCAATGAGGTCTTCAACAAGGCAATGATCAACCCCACAACTATTGCCATTAACAGAATCGTTCAACGATACAAAGGTTTTGAGCACCTCAAAACTTTGGTAGATGTTGGTGGTGGGCTTGGAGTTACCCTCGGCGTGATCACAGCTAAATACCCAAGTCTCAAGGGTATTAATTTTGATTTGCCACATGTTATTCAACATGCACTGGTCTATCCTG GGGTAGAACATGTTGGAGGAGACATGTTTGAAAGTGTTCCACAAGGGGATGCCATTTTTCTGAGG TCGATACTTCATGATTGGGATGATGGTCGTTGCTTGAAGTTGCTAAAGAACTGTTTCAAGGCCCTACCAAAGGATGGAAAGGTAATAGTTGTAGATGCAATTGTTCCTGTGGTTCCTGATACTAGTGCATGCACCAAAGCCATTTGCCAGTCTGATCTAATCATGATGGCTCAAAACCCTGGAGGAAAAGAGAGATCCGAAGCAgagtttcttgatttggctacTGCAGCTGGATTTAGAGGTATAAGGGTAGAATGTTTTGTGTGTAATGCCTGGGTCATGGAGTTCTACAAGTAG
- the LOC113723745 gene encoding BON1-associated protein 2-like, which yields MGSSNDLQVFEITVISGEDLRINRKQPVKKNAFVTIKTDSFKEQTTKMDKDGGGYPAWDEKFVMDMPMHARYFTAEVRCKTAAGSRIVGTAVIPASDFLGDYVPENYLHFLSYRLWDSHGERNGILNLSVRVKSSSSVKNAYGGGCSSHSAGCSRPWSGIAVGGQQVSNGEGVVTGIPVWS from the coding sequence ATGGGGAGTTCGAATGATTTGCAGGTTTTCGAGATTACGGTGATTTCTGGAGAGGATCTACGTATAAATCGAAAACAACCCGTCAAGAAAAACGCCTTCGTGACCATCAAAACCGACTCGTTTAAGGAGCAAACGACAAAGATGGATAAAGATGGAGGCGGCTATCCTGCATGGGATGAGAAGTTCGTGATGGACATGCCCATGCATGCACGTTATTTCACGGCGGAAGTTCGATGCAAGACCGCTGCCGGAAGCAGAATTGTTGGGACGGCAGTGATTCCGGCTTCTGATTTCTTGGGAGACTATGTTCCCGAGAATTATCTGCACTTTTTGAGTTACAGGTTGTGGGATTCTCACGGTGAAAGGAATGGGATTCTTAATCTTTCCGTTAGGGTTAAGAGTTCGTCGAGTGTCAAGAATGCGTATGGCGGCGGTTGCAGCAGCCACTCCGCTGGTTGCTCGCGTCCGTGGTCTGGGATTGCCGTGGGTGGTCAGCAGGTTTCCAACGGCGAAGGAGTCGTAACTGGTATTCCAGTTTGGTCATAG
- the LOC113728012 gene encoding uncharacterized protein isoform X2, whose translation MSCHYSNNINSSVKRIFPTVWATEVHGMDKNRQQPGSASASSVADDHPSDINAEALAMIDEFFKFSTPIPPNLSHPDAYSDLFRSCLKVQSIERGKISCLLTVKLPILNIYGGMHGGAVASVAELVSHACARTVVGKDKEIFLGELSTSYLSAAPNKVHRYDY comes from the exons ATGAGCTGCCACTATTCCAATAATATTAACAGCAGTGTTAAGCGAATCTTCCCTACTGTCTGGGCGACGGAGGTGCACGGAATGGACAAAAACAGACAACAGCCCGGCTCCGCTTCCGCCTCCAGCGTCGCAGATGACCATCCATCAGACATCAATGCAGAAGCTCTTGCAATGATTGACGAGTTCTTCAAATTCTCTACCCCCATCCCACCTAATCTTAGCCATCCTGATGCTTATTCTGACCTCTTCCGCAGCTGCCTCAAGGTCCAATCCATTGAACGGGGCAAAATCTCCTGCCTTCTCACTGTCAAACTCCCAATTTTG AATATTTATGGTGGAATGCACGGCGGAGCAGTTGCATCTGTGGCAGAATTGGTGTCGCATGCTTGTGCTAGAACTGTAGTAGGAAAGGATAAGGAGATCTTTCTTGGAGAATTGAGCACATCTTATCTCTCCGCTGCTCCTAATAAG GTGCATAGGTATGATTATTAG
- the LOC113724626 gene encoding uncharacterized protein, translating to MEKDQGSEAEGANGEKDNVSSSDVAMDGNGTGESNDPKHHAACWRVSGPARRSWRLRWTEEEDKILQDAVQRFNGKCWKKIAKCLPDRTDVQCLHRWQKVLNPELVKGPWTKEEDDLIVELVGKQGNKKWSEIAKQLPGRIGKQCRERWHNHLNPEINKNAWTREEELILIEAHSAYGNRWAEIAKCLSGRSENSIKNHWNCSLKKKLEQNSSYSVFDHPEFADPTPCSSKTEVGYGGDLMVKQSSGAGLLAIQNMNSEAISDACSLDLNLGLPNGRDSYLQDSKRENCRHPSRQASNSIEPSSPACTEIIQNQDKGGHAILGDHYHIIPRLSKISSNGFVTEHVNAQSTCYKDGHLMNCPSQGSPCLHLHQHLKQAWGADGDNNTIVIGGNVFAVSSDMKYGCPLSRDCRDFSYMGHSKSSHSIVPKDVVSEHSTISRMYKNFVGGSYYGLCYEPLQEKDLKVFLSTGRFPSTDSYIRQPSTSTTLMKPYILEKRSYVVSSTKSILRRAAMTFKNTPSIIRKRKFPSSFQASNSKNMDKFLTTVEGLDSYNERLPGSHEFPPAGGDNQLPLLRELYASQRMRKLKISSGISSVGKCLKDAFDDVWDKRKS from the exons atggagaaagaTCAAGGGTCTGAGGCTGAAGGGGCAAATGGGGAGAAAGATAATGTAAGTTCTTCAGATGTTGCCATGGATGGTAATGGAACAGGTGAAAGTAATGATCCGAAACACCATGCTGCTTGTTG GAGGGTTAGTGGCCCTGCAAGGAGATCCTGGAGGTTAAGGTGGACAGAGGAAGAG GATAAAATTTTACAAGATGCAGTTCAAAGATTTAATGGTAAATGCTGGAAAAAAATAG CCAAGTGTCTTCCTGATCGAACAGATGTCCAGTGCTTGCATCGCTGGCAGAAAGTTCTCAATCCAGAACTAGTTAAAGGGCCTTGGACTAAGGAG GAAGATGATCTTATTGTTGAGTTGGTAGGCAAACAAGGCAACAAAAAGTGGTCTGAAATAGCTAAACAACTTCCAGGACGTATAGGAAAGCAGTGTCGTGAAAG GTGGCACAACCATTTGAATCCAGAAATTAACAAAAATGCATGGACCAGGGAGGAGGAATTGATTCTTATTGAAGCTCATTCAGCATATGGGAATAGATGGGCTGAAATTGCAAAATGTCTAAGTGGAAG GTCAGAGAACTCAATAAAGAATCACTGGAACTGTTCGTTGAAGAAGAAACTGGAACAAAATTCATCCTATTCTGTTTTTGATCATCCTGAATTTGCTGATCCCACTCCCTGCAGTTCTAAGACAGAAGTCGGATATGGAGGGGACTTGATGGTAAAACAGAGCTCAGGTGCAGGATTATTGGCGATCCAGAACATGAACAGTGAAGCGATTTCAGATGCTTGTTCTCTGGACTTAAATCTTGGACTTCCTAATGGAAGAGATAGTTATCTTCAAGATTCTAAAAGAGAAAATTGTAGACACCCAAGCAGGCAGGCAAGTAATTCAATTGAACCTTCATCCCCGGCTTGTACAGAGATTATACAGAACCAAGATAAGGGTGGTCATGCTATTTTAGGTGATCATTATCATATTATTCCTCGACTGTCCAAAATTTCGTCTAATGGTTTTGTCACTGAACATGTTAATGCACAATCCACATGCTACAAGGATGGGCATCTCATGAATTGCCCATCCCAGGGTTCTCCCTGTCTACATTTGCACCAGCATTTGAAGCAAGCCTGGGGTGCTGATGGTGATAATAACACTATTGTAATTGGTGGTAACGTTTTTGCTGTAAGTTCTGATATGAAATATGGATGTCCACTTTCTAGGGACTGCAGAGATTTCAGCTATATGGGCCATTCTAAGAGTTCCCATTCAATCGTTCCAAAAGACGTAGTTAGTGAGCATAGTACTATTAGCAGAATGTACAAAAACTTTGTTGGAGGAAGCTACTATGGGTTGTGCTATGAGCCACTCCAGGAGAAGGATCTCAAGGTTTTCCTTTCAACTGGTAGATTTCCTAGTACTGACAGCTATATTAGGCAGCCATCAACTTCTACTACCCTCATGAAACCATATATTCTTGAAAAGAGATCATATGTTGTTAGTAGTACAAAGTCCATATTAAGGAGGGCAGCGATGACTTTTAAAAATACACCATCTATTATAAGAAAACGAAAGTTTCCAAGCTCCTTTCAAGCTAGCAATTCCAAAAACATGGATAAATTTCTCACGACTGTTGAGGGACTTGATTCTTACAATGAGAGGTTGCCAGGATCACATGAGTTTCCACCTGCTGGTGGAGATAACCAACTTCCATTGTTGAGGGAACTGTATGCTTCACAAAGGATGCGGAAGTTAAAAATTTCTTCTGGCATAAGTTCTGTGGGGAAATGCTTGAAAGATGCCTTTGATGATGTATGGGATAAAAGAAAGTCCTAA